In a single window of the Poecile atricapillus isolate bPoeAtr1 chromosome 27, bPoeAtr1.hap1, whole genome shotgun sequence genome:
- the CDK5R1 gene encoding cyclin-dependent kinase 5 activator 1 gives MGTVLSLSPSYRKAPLFEEGAATVGHYTAVQNSKNAKEKGLKRHSLISVLPWKRIAAVSAKKKSSKKVQPNGGYQSNVTHLNNENLKKSLSCANLATFAPPPPPAAAAAALASAQKAPPAAPAAATATPRRVVVQASTSELLRCLGEFLCRRCYRLKHLSPTDPVLWLRSVDRSLLLQGWQDQGFITPANVVFLYMLCRDVISAEVASDHELQAVLLTCLYLSYSYMGNEISYPLKPFLVESCKEAFWDRCLSIIDLMSPKMLQVNADPHYFTQVFADLKKESGSEEKGRLLIGLDR, from the coding sequence ATGGGCACGGTGCTGTCGCTGTCGCCGAGCTACCGGAAGGCCCCGCTGTTCGAGGAGGGGGCGGCCACGGTGGGGCACTACACGGCGGTGCAGAACAGCAAGAACGCGAAGGAGAAGGGCCTGAAGCGGCACTCGCTGATCTCGGTGCTGCCCTGGAAGCGCATCGCCGCCGTCTCCGCCAAGAAGAAGAGCTCCAAGAAGGTGCAGCCCAACGGCGGCTACCAGAGCAACGTGACCCACCTCAACAACGAGAACCTGAAGAAATCGCTCTCCTGCGCCAACCTCGCCACCTTcgcccccccgccgccccccgccgccgccgccgccgccctcgCCTCGGCGCAGAAGGCGCCCccggccgcgcccgccgccgccaccgccacCCCGCGCCGGGTCGTGGTGCAGGCGTCCACCAGCGAGCTCCTGCGCTGCCTCGGCGAGTTCCTGTGCCGCCGCTGCTACCGCCTGAAGCACCTCTCGCCCACCGACCCCGTGCTCTGGCTGCGCTCCGTGGACCGctcgctgctgctgcagggctggcaggaccAGGGCTTCATCACGCCGGCCAACGTTGTCTTCCTCTACATGTTGTGCCGGGACGTCATCTCGGCCGAGGTGGCCAGCGACCACGAactgcaggcagtgctgctcaCCTGCCTGTACCTCTCCTACTCCTACATGGGCAACGAGATCTCCTACCCGCTGAAGCCCTTCCTGGTGGAGAGCTGTAAGGAGGCCTTCTGGGACCGCTGCCTCTCCATCATCGACCTCATGAGCCCCAAGATGCTGCAGGTCAACGCCGACCCGCACTACTTCACCCAGGTCTTCGCCGACCTCAAGAAGGAGAGCGGCTCCGAGGAGAAGGGCCGGCTGCTCATCGGCCTCGACCGGTGa
- the PSMD11 gene encoding 26S proteasome non-ATPase regulatory subunit 11 codes for MAAAAVLELQRAQSLLSTDREASIGILHSIVKRDVQENDEEAVQVKEQSILELGSLLAKTGQAEELGGLLKYVRPFLNSISKAKAARLVRSLLDLFLDMEAATGQEVDLCLECIEWAKSEKRTFLRQALEARLVSLYFDTKRYQEALQLGSQLLRELKKMDDKALLVEVQLLESKTYHALSNLPKARAALTSARTTANAIYCPPKLQAALDMQSGIIHAAEEKDWKTAYSYFYEAFEGNDSIDNPKAITALKYMLLCKIMLNSPEDVQALVSGKLALRYAGRQTEALKCVAQASKNRSLADFEKALTDYKVELRDDPIINTHLAKLYDNLLEQNLIRVIEPFSRVQIEHISSLIKLSKAEVERKLSQMILDKKFHGILDQGEGVLIIFDEPPVDKTYEAALETIQNMSKVVDSLYNKAKKLT; via the exons atggcggcggcggcggtgctggagctgcagcgtGCGCAGTCCCTGCTCTCCACCGACCGCGAGGCCTCCATCGGCATCCTGCACTCCATCG tgAAACGTGATGTCCAGGAAAACGATGAGGAAGCGGTGCAAGTCAAAGAGCAGAGCATCCTGGAGCTGGGGTCACTGCTGGCCAAGACTGGGCAGGCAGAAG agctgggaggacTCCTGAAGTACGTCCGGCCCTTCTTGAACTCCATCAGCAAAGCCAAGGCCGCGCGCCTGGTCCGGTCCCTGCTCGACCTCTTCCTGGACATGGAGGCAGCCACAGGACAGGAG GTTGACTTGTGTTTAGAGTGTATTGAATGGGCCAAATCAGAGAAGAGGACTTTCCTGCGCCAGGCTCTGGAG GCGAGGCTGGTCTCTCTCTACTTCGACACCAAGAGGTACCAAGAAGCTCTGCAGCTAG GCTCCCAGCTGCTTCGGGAGTTGAAGAAGATGGATGACAAGGCACTGCTGGTGGAAGTGCAGCTTTTAGAGAGCAAGACTTACCATGCCCTGAGCAACCTGCCAAAAGCAAGAGCAGCCTTAACCTCGGCGCGTACCACGGCCAATGCCATCTACTGTCCCCCCaagctgcaggcagcactggACATGCAGTCAG GTATTATCCACGCAGCAGAAGAGAAGGACTGGAAAACAGCCTATTCATATTTTTACGAGGCATTTGAGGGCAATGATTCAATTGACAACCCCAAAGCCATCACTGCTCTGAAATACATGTTGCTGTGCAAAATCATGCTCAACAG CCCAGAAGATGTGCAAGCATTAGTGAGTGGGAAGCTTGCTCTGCGGTATGCAGGAAGACAG ACAGAAGCACTAAAATGCGTGGCACAGGCCAGCAAGAACCGGTCACTGGCAGATTTTGAAAAG gctCTGACAGATTACAAGGTGGAGCTCAGGGACGACCCCATCATAAACACTCACCTGGCCAAGCTCTATGATAACTTATTGGAACAGAACCTGATCAGAGTCATCGAACCCTTCTCCAGAGTACAG ATTGAACACATATCCAGCCTCATCAAGCTCTCAAAG GCTGAGGTAGAAAGGAAACTGTCACAGATGATCTTGGACAAGAAGTTTCATG GAATCCTTGACCAGGGCGAGGGTGTCCTGATCATCTTCGACGAACCCCCCGTAGACAAAACTTATGAGGCTGCCCTCGAGACGATTCAGAACATGAGCAAAGTAGTGGATTCGCTCTACAACAAAGCCAAGAAGTTGACATAG